In one window of Leptospira sp. GIMC2001 DNA:
- a CDS encoding Lcl domain-containing protein, with protein MRITFILHRFFKLFIRLLIFSFGLISFYGCEIFPTLNKLHIDNLAEINIAICIADPSSSFCETGIPNSTTETDEGTDSEEGEVPQEPITNPEPPSVIEPDLTPPTLISTYPLNGSSQVPPCDGNPCRGRIILTFSESMDTNKNHSMDIFVSDAGTFLPVSNNPEFVWTTTSFANDTLNVFVSWYWFPENSRLQFKLDIENLMDSSGNKLLTPIELTFATTVSNQSFQISDTDVSTCYNESGSVPVCAVVSASYPLQDGSLIGTPQNRSFEGPILAGVGEHITRDNVSGLVWATCNIGQSGVGCSGIEEKLNWYQALNACHSYNMANFESGYANRKNWRLPTKQEVASLPPLNYFNPALDPSLFPNSTSSNIWTLTGRGTDSFGLNFAWNLNGNTGIIQNSMKTSTSFIVRCVSSQALNLARSFTDNGDGTITDNNAKLRWRKCVNGLSGSSCATGSVMPSNWGNALLECEALGSGWRLPNYHELLSLVDNRFNAPSIDPIYFPNTSPSSHWTSTTSADNSKNAWIVLFSNGASNPVTKTSFAPLIRCVRNEP; from the coding sequence ATGCGCATAACTTTTATTTTGCATAGATTCTTCAAATTATTTATAAGACTTTTAATTTTTAGTTTTGGATTGATCTCATTTTATGGATGTGAAATTTTTCCAACTCTGAACAAATTGCATATTGATAATCTAGCTGAGATTAATATTGCAATCTGTATTGCAGATCCATCTTCCAGCTTTTGCGAAACTGGTATTCCCAATTCCACAACGGAAACAGATGAAGGCACCGATTCCGAAGAAGGGGAAGTGCCTCAGGAGCCAATTACCAATCCAGAACCTCCTAGTGTCATAGAGCCTGATCTAACGCCTCCTACTCTTATCAGTACTTATCCATTGAATGGTTCATCGCAGGTTCCACCTTGTGATGGGAATCCATGCCGAGGGCGAATCATTTTGACCTTTTCAGAATCTATGGATACGAACAAGAACCATTCAATGGACATTTTTGTTTCCGATGCCGGCACTTTTCTTCCTGTATCAAATAATCCAGAATTTGTATGGACAACTACATCTTTTGCAAATGATACCTTAAATGTTTTTGTATCTTGGTATTGGTTTCCTGAAAATTCAAGACTGCAATTCAAACTTGATATTGAGAATCTAATGGATAGTTCTGGCAATAAATTGTTGACACCTATTGAATTAACTTTCGCAACAACTGTTTCGAATCAAAGTTTTCAGATCTCGGATACTGATGTCTCGACTTGCTATAATGAATCTGGATCTGTTCCTGTATGTGCTGTTGTCTCTGCTAGCTATCCCCTCCAAGATGGAAGCCTCATTGGAACACCTCAGAATCGCTCTTTTGAAGGTCCCATACTCGCAGGAGTTGGAGAACATATAACGCGCGATAATGTATCAGGACTTGTATGGGCTACCTGTAATATTGGACAGTCTGGAGTTGGTTGTTCTGGTATAGAGGAGAAATTAAATTGGTATCAAGCCTTAAATGCATGTCATAGTTATAATATGGCAAATTTTGAATCTGGATATGCGAATCGAAAAAACTGGAGACTTCCGACTAAACAGGAAGTCGCTTCACTTCCGCCGCTAAACTATTTTAATCCTGCTTTAGATCCGAGCCTCTTCCCAAATTCTACATCATCGAATATATGGACTCTAACTGGAAGGGGAACAGATTCCTTTGGATTAAACTTTGCATGGAACTTAAATGGAAATACAGGTATAATTCAGAACTCAATGAAGACGAGTACATCCTTTATTGTTAGGTGTGTCTCTTCGCAAGCTCTTAATCTTGCAAGAAGTTTTACCGACAATGGTGATGGAACTATAACCGATAACAATGCTAAACTTAGATGGAGAAAATGTGTAAATGGTCTGTCTGGTTCAAGTTGTGCGACCGGTAGTGTAATGCCAAGTAATTGGGGAAATGCACTTTTGGAATGTGAAGCCCTGGGATCTGGATGGAGATTACCGAACTACCATGAGCTACTAAGCCTGGTCGACAATCGATTCAACGCTCCTTCCATTGATCCAATCTATTTCCCGAATACATCTCCGTCTAGTCACTGGACTTCAACTACTTCGGCTGATAATTCCAAAAATGCATGGATTGTCTTATTTAGTAATGGAGCATCCAATCCTGTAACTAAAACATCATTCGCTCCATTGATACGTTGCGTACGAAATGAACCATAG
- a CDS encoding fatty acid desaturase family protein: MNKAMLKQEVGFPVPLNEAEIEEFGREVEEIRNEIMDSRGERDARYIRGLIKIQRSMALIGRVIIFASIGFLPEWGHQFASYLYFFPVIGLGVLMLATAKILENMEIGHNISHAQWDWMRDPNIQSGSWEWDHAGSSDLWKHSHNVRHHTWTNVFGKDADVAGYGLLRIFPEQKWTKFNLGNPIYALLLALFFEWGVAIQELELGLVLTGKRKLSKMRPILRKSGMKMLRQILKDYILFPLLAGPFFFYVAGANAVACILRNLWTYMIIFCGHFSEGVHVFSRKQVENETRSHWYVRQLLGSCNIKGGKLFHIMSGNLSHQIEHHMFPDMPSNRYPEIAPRIQALCARFNLPYNTGRLSRQFGTTIMRILRMTFPGPNLKTNVKLARA, translated from the coding sequence ATGAACAAAGCAATGTTAAAACAAGAAGTAGGATTCCCCGTTCCTCTCAATGAGGCAGAAATCGAAGAATTCGGTCGCGAAGTTGAAGAGATTCGAAACGAGATCATGGATTCACGTGGTGAACGAGATGCACGCTACATTCGTGGACTGATCAAAATCCAAAGATCAATGGCTTTGATTGGGCGAGTGATCATTTTTGCTAGTATTGGATTCTTGCCTGAATGGGGTCATCAATTTGCAAGTTATCTATACTTTTTCCCAGTGATTGGGCTTGGTGTGCTAATGCTCGCCACAGCGAAGATTCTAGAAAATATGGAAATTGGCCACAATATTTCTCATGCTCAATGGGATTGGATGAGAGATCCGAATATTCAATCGGGTAGTTGGGAATGGGATCATGCTGGTTCCTCTGATCTTTGGAAGCATTCACATAACGTGCGTCATCATACCTGGACCAATGTGTTCGGTAAAGATGCAGATGTTGCAGGATACGGACTCCTTAGAATTTTCCCTGAACAGAAATGGACGAAATTCAATCTAGGAAATCCCATCTATGCTCTGTTACTTGCTCTGTTCTTTGAGTGGGGAGTTGCCATCCAAGAATTAGAATTGGGACTCGTTCTAACTGGTAAGAGAAAATTATCCAAGATGCGTCCAATTCTTCGCAAGTCTGGAATGAAAATGCTTCGCCAAATTCTCAAAGATTATATTTTATTTCCTTTGCTTGCCGGTCCTTTCTTCTTCTATGTCGCCGGAGCCAATGCGGTTGCTTGTATCTTAAGAAATCTATGGACTTACATGATTATTTTCTGTGGACATTTCTCGGAAGGAGTTCATGTATTTTCTCGCAAACAAGTGGAGAACGAAACAAGATCGCATTGGTATGTGAGACAACTTCTTGGATCGTGCAATATCAAGGGTGGAAAGCTATTTCATATCATGTCTGGCAATCTTAGCCATCAGATCGAGCATCATATGTTCCCTGATATGCCAAGCAATCGTTATCCAGAAATTGCTCCAAGAATTCAAGCACTCTGTGCTAGATTCAACCTTCCTTACAATACAGGAAGACTCAGTCGACAATTTGGAACAACGATTATGCGAATCCTCAGAATGACTTTCCCTGGACCAAATCTAAAGACTAATGTAAAGCTTGCTCGGGCTTAA
- a CDS encoding NAD(P)-binding domain-containing protein, with protein sequence MHWLHLRWPAGLVPSLPVIQDSGETNVEGVWIVGDLTGIPLLKTAADSGSKAVISIHKKIKNQTNKANYKDKDKEPEDSSEYTKNRNIKSEDLILDLVIIGGGISGISAGLKAQELNLNFKIIEADRNFATILDFPKGKPIFLYPQDFIPDTKLKMTGAVKEALVSELLESSKVLVNSNRIIHDKAYKFEKSKNGYFFIVNEEEQEIAKANHIVVAIGNSGNYRKLNIPGEDLDKVFNRLHDPAVYSDKKVLVVGGGDTALETAVAISESSGKVTLVHRGQDFAKAKSENIEKINVLIESGEITAYLDSAVQEIKPDSVRIVQNKSKEILIKNDIVFTQIGRKAPLDFFRRSKIAIMGEWNYGKILTLVGFLAFCIGLYHWKMDGSWISNFFKGNHLFPFGFESWAKHFSKENGMTWVLAMNLVSPSFYYSFMYTALVGVFGIRRVIKRPTPYIKLQTISLFFFQALPLFFLPYFLFPWLGSIGVFESGFGAWFADEFFPKVDYGLGREYWRAFGFVLAWPLFIWNVFSGSPMWGWLVISLIQTFVIIPIIVWRWGKGAYCGWICSCGALAETLGDDHRKKMPHGPFWNRLNFLGQGILAIVMILLLLRILSWFVPGVVGYYANYVFSFILFGWFPLNYYYVVDVWIAGILGVGLYFHFSGRTWCRFGCPLAALMHIYSRFSQFRIFSDKKKCISCNVCTSVCHQGIDIMNFANKGIPMEDPQCVRCSACVVNCPTQVLSFGRLDSAEGIVFDRLKSIL encoded by the coding sequence ATGCATTGGTTACACCTTCGATGGCCTGCGGGACTAGTCCCGAGCCTTCCTGTTATCCAAGATTCGGGTGAGACCAATGTTGAAGGGGTATGGATCGTTGGTGACTTAACGGGCATTCCTCTTCTGAAGACAGCGGCAGATAGCGGATCTAAAGCTGTAATATCAATTCATAAGAAAATCAAGAATCAAACAAACAAAGCAAATTACAAAGACAAAGACAAAGAGCCAGAAGATTCAAGCGAATATACTAAGAATCGCAATATAAAAAGTGAAGATCTTATACTTGATCTTGTGATCATTGGAGGTGGAATTTCTGGAATATCTGCCGGTCTGAAAGCCCAAGAGCTTAATCTCAATTTCAAAATTATAGAAGCTGATCGCAATTTTGCAACGATTTTGGATTTTCCAAAAGGCAAACCAATTTTCCTCTACCCCCAAGATTTTATCCCAGATACGAAATTGAAAATGACGGGGGCAGTGAAAGAAGCACTGGTTTCTGAGCTGCTAGAATCAAGCAAAGTGCTTGTGAATTCGAATCGTATAATTCATGATAAAGCATACAAATTTGAAAAATCCAAAAATGGATATTTTTTCATAGTCAATGAAGAAGAACAAGAAATTGCTAAAGCGAATCATATTGTAGTTGCTATTGGCAATTCTGGAAACTACCGCAAGTTAAATATTCCGGGCGAAGATCTGGACAAAGTGTTCAATCGATTGCATGATCCTGCCGTTTATAGCGATAAGAAGGTGCTTGTTGTCGGAGGAGGGGATACGGCTCTGGAAACTGCAGTTGCTATTTCTGAATCGAGTGGCAAGGTAACGCTTGTTCATAGAGGTCAGGATTTTGCGAAAGCTAAATCAGAGAATATTGAAAAAATCAACGTTCTCATAGAATCAGGAGAAATAACTGCCTATTTGGATTCTGCAGTCCAGGAAATTAAGCCAGATTCCGTACGGATTGTACAGAACAAAAGTAAAGAAATTTTAATAAAAAATGATATTGTCTTCACACAAATTGGAAGAAAAGCGCCCTTAGACTTTTTTCGAAGATCCAAAATCGCAATCATGGGCGAATGGAACTATGGCAAGATTCTCACTCTAGTAGGTTTTTTGGCTTTTTGCATTGGCTTGTATCATTGGAAGATGGATGGATCATGGATTTCAAATTTTTTCAAAGGCAATCATTTATTTCCATTTGGATTTGAATCGTGGGCGAAGCATTTCTCCAAAGAAAACGGAATGACTTGGGTTCTTGCAATGAATTTGGTTAGTCCATCTTTCTATTATTCATTCATGTATACAGCGTTGGTTGGGGTTTTTGGAATTCGTCGAGTGATCAAGAGACCGACTCCTTATATAAAATTGCAGACTATTTCATTATTTTTTTTCCAAGCTCTCCCACTTTTTTTTCTACCTTATTTCTTGTTTCCTTGGCTTGGAAGTATCGGAGTTTTTGAATCTGGATTTGGTGCTTGGTTTGCGGATGAATTTTTCCCAAAAGTTGATTATGGTCTTGGGCGCGAGTATTGGCGAGCTTTTGGTTTTGTTTTAGCATGGCCATTGTTTATTTGGAATGTTTTTTCTGGATCTCCCATGTGGGGATGGTTGGTTATTAGTTTGATTCAGACTTTTGTCATCATACCAATCATTGTTTGGCGATGGGGCAAAGGTGCCTATTGCGGATGGATTTGTAGTTGTGGAGCTTTGGCAGAAACTCTTGGAGATGACCATCGTAAAAAGATGCCACATGGTCCTTTCTGGAATCGCTTGAATTTTCTGGGTCAAGGAATTCTCGCGATAGTAATGATTCTACTATTGCTAAGAATTCTTTCTTGGTTTGTTCCGGGTGTTGTAGGATATTACGCAAATTATGTATTTAGTTTCATATTATTTGGTTGGTTTCCACTTAATTACTATTATGTGGTAGATGTTTGGATTGCTGGGATATTGGGTGTTGGATTGTATTTTCACTTTTCTGGTCGAACTTGGTGTCGATTTGGTTGCCCGCTTGCAGCTCTTATGCATATCTATTCTCGATTTTCTCAATTTCGAATTTTCTCTGATAAAAAGAAATGTATTTCCTGTAATGTCTGCACATCTGTCTGTCATCAAGGTATTGACATTATGAATTTTGCGAACAAAGGAATTCCCATGGAAGATCCTCAGTGTGTTCGATGTTCAGCCTGTGTAGTCAACTGTCCGACACAAGTTCTTAGCTTTGGAAGATTGGATTCAGCAGAAGGGATTGTATTCGATAGATTGAAGTCTATATTATAG
- a CDS encoding ferredoxin reductase, translating into MSKTNTVYQKTFNQFTQFVDMFAYPLRFSHYLELINPLWTKHALQAKVVKVWDETKDSRTITLKPGRGWRNHRAGQFIRVGVPIGGMRHTRTYSISSAPGSKDGCISITVKAIDNGRVSHHLVRDLKVGSFLPIGDPQGEFVLPDAIPVHPLFITAGSGITPVMAMLRNYSKEFRVLPDISHIHYAPHAYDVIFGKELDNLSKNQKNYNLTRIYTRELGEKTSKKLHFNPEQLETICPDWRDREVWACGPASLLDSLEEHWAKAGLSRNLHTERFRAKLAETPTGSILSGKVNFTKSEIDYDTDGVTNLLRVAEDAGLNPAHGCRMGICHGCDCKLVSGSVRDLRNGSITSEPGQNIQICVSASIGDVEVEL; encoded by the coding sequence ATGTCGAAAACTAACACTGTTTACCAAAAAACCTTCAATCAATTTACCCAATTTGTAGATATGTTCGCATATCCTCTCCGATTCTCTCATTACTTGGAGCTAATCAATCCTCTCTGGACCAAACATGCTCTTCAAGCGAAAGTAGTAAAAGTATGGGACGAAACCAAAGACTCTCGCACGATCACACTCAAGCCTGGACGTGGATGGAGAAATCATAGAGCTGGCCAATTCATTCGAGTTGGTGTCCCGATCGGTGGGATGCGCCATACTAGGACTTACTCGATTTCCTCTGCTCCTGGCTCAAAAGACGGCTGCATATCGATTACGGTTAAGGCAATTGATAATGGTCGTGTGTCTCATCATCTTGTGCGGGATCTGAAAGTTGGAAGTTTCTTACCAATCGGTGATCCTCAAGGTGAATTTGTTCTACCAGATGCGATTCCAGTTCATCCTCTATTTATAACTGCGGGAAGTGGAATAACGCCTGTTATGGCAATGCTTCGGAACTATTCTAAAGAATTTAGAGTTCTTCCTGATATTTCACATATCCATTATGCGCCTCATGCTTACGATGTGATTTTTGGAAAAGAACTGGACAATTTGTCCAAGAATCAGAAAAACTACAATCTCACTCGCATCTACACACGAGAGTTAGGTGAGAAAACTTCGAAAAAATTACACTTCAATCCGGAGCAATTGGAGACAATCTGTCCAGATTGGCGAGATCGTGAAGTATGGGCATGTGGTCCTGCAAGCCTTTTGGATTCTTTAGAAGAGCATTGGGCAAAAGCTGGACTCTCTCGAAATCTTCACACGGAACGTTTCCGAGCAAAATTGGCAGAGACTCCGACTGGAAGTATACTATCCGGAAAGGTAAATTTTACCAAAAGTGAAATTGATTATGATACTGATGGTGTAACGAATCTTTTGCGAGTGGCAGAAGATGCAGGTCTCAATCCAGCGCATGGCTGTCGAATGGGAATCTGTCATGGCTGTGATTGCAAATTGGTATCAGGTTCGGTTCGTGATCTACGCAATGGATCAATCACTTCAGAACCAGGTCAGAATATTCAAATATGTGTAAGTGCATCAATAGGAGATGTTGAGGTAGAACTATGA
- a CDS encoding methyl-accepting chemotaxis protein — protein sequence MIANNIRLVFAFVMLSINLFFMFAIPTTDRTMTITLSILELFIIIYGAYLYFLSKRGSFYPRLAYGSILLDIIVYSSIFAIVVITSITPEQKVAIANLPFVILTLFFVVIYSGFLLSHRITLLVGYIAIFSILSYVYLAVIGGAEIKFIATGPNEFSIPYIGINSIAMICGVHMMSSVVRFMANASLEAVISAEDASRKSDTANATKQNIQKEAESLNKSVQEMMESMDSLNSEIQTQVSSVEQISASMEELAASMNSAGDFVKSQFSKIEGLNQESAVMDRILSEVNIATNNLEQTTDESKQYSLMVTNAMDSVSSNFEEIKLSFQKVEDVNQILRDIADRTNLLALNASIEAARAGDHGRGFAVVAQEVAKLADSSQENASLISNIITQAAKQIVSGNSAASETKEKMGVQEKGFEILVSNLKELKTKVQKQGTIHSSFLNSFQELFSLSKQLEVVASEQKIGTKEMSRALVSIEQSASSLADNTSHLRETVSGLSKQSERLANHS from the coding sequence ATGATTGCGAACAACATTCGCCTAGTCTTTGCCTTTGTAATGTTATCAATCAATCTCTTCTTTATGTTCGCAATACCGACCACGGATAGGACAATGACTATTACATTATCTATATTGGAGTTATTTATAATAATTTATGGTGCATATTTATATTTCTTATCAAAACGGGGAAGTTTTTATCCTAGATTAGCGTATGGTTCTATACTACTTGATATAATAGTTTATTCTAGTATTTTTGCGATTGTAGTCATAACTTCCATAACACCAGAACAAAAGGTTGCAATAGCTAATTTGCCTTTCGTTATTCTTACCTTATTTTTCGTTGTAATCTATTCAGGATTTCTCTTATCTCATCGAATAACATTATTGGTGGGATATATTGCGATTTTTAGCATATTATCATATGTTTATCTAGCTGTAATCGGTGGGGCTGAGATCAAATTTATCGCAACAGGTCCAAACGAATTCTCAATACCTTATATTGGCATTAATTCAATTGCAATGATCTGTGGAGTACATATGATGAGTTCAGTCGTAAGATTTATGGCAAACGCGAGTCTGGAAGCAGTTATTTCAGCAGAAGATGCAAGTAGAAAATCTGATACTGCGAATGCAACGAAACAAAATATTCAAAAAGAAGCAGAATCCTTAAATAAAAGTGTTCAAGAAATGATGGAGTCTATGGATTCACTCAATTCAGAAATCCAAACTCAAGTATCAAGTGTAGAACAAATTAGTGCTTCAATGGAAGAATTGGCTGCGTCAATGAATAGTGCAGGTGACTTCGTAAAATCACAATTTTCTAAAATTGAAGGTCTGAACCAAGAAAGCGCAGTAATGGATAGAATTTTATCTGAAGTAAATATAGCTACTAACAATCTTGAACAAACTACGGACGAGTCGAAGCAATATAGTTTAATGGTAACCAATGCGATGGATTCAGTAAGTTCAAATTTTGAAGAAATAAAGTTGAGCTTCCAGAAAGTAGAAGATGTTAACCAAATCTTAAGAGACATCGCTGATAGAACTAATTTACTTGCACTCAATGCTTCCATTGAAGCTGCAAGAGCTGGAGATCACGGCAGGGGTTTTGCTGTAGTAGCTCAAGAAGTAGCCAAATTAGCTGATAGTTCTCAAGAGAATGCATCACTTATTTCTAATATTATAACTCAGGCTGCGAAGCAAATTGTGAGTGGCAATTCTGCTGCATCAGAGACAAAAGAAAAAATGGGAGTTCAAGAAAAAGGATTCGAAATTTTAGTATCGAACCTTAAAGAACTCAAAACTAAAGTTCAGAAACAAGGAACGATTCACAGTTCGTTTCTAAACTCATTTCAAGAATTATTCTCTCTTTCTAAACAACTTGAAGTTGTTGCATCTGAACAAAAGATTGGAACCAAAGAAATGTCTCGCGCACTAGTATCAATTGAACAATCTGCATCTTCATTGGCTGATAATACTTCACATCTTAGGGAAACCGTTAGCGGTTTATCGAAACAATCAGAACGATTAGCAAATCATTCTTAA
- a CDS encoding DUF6962 family protein, with amino-acid sequence MILKFLKCILFMISIHLITNCNQIDTIQYSPNLTPSDFLSGQHFWQIPLGENGFVLSQPSSSFFVFLLSFFYIYVGYQFIRDLRAQKSRLWWAIGFFLTGIAAILAGISYQAFGYELKCSGREYCRWTTWWEINYEILQNAGMNGFLVAAAYTNAKGLFRKILIGYSLLNTIVYSCLVIYGAIIPIQFFISFEFLELSCLPAVVFFLASSAYGYFTKKDNMNLNLLITWLLLILVMIAYVVSLEMDLTSLLWNKGIWFTENDVLHVGLIFWVWFICKKLPDKIQDLN; translated from the coding sequence ATGATTCTTAAGTTTTTAAAATGTATATTATTTATGATTTCAATTCATTTGATTACAAATTGCAATCAAATTGATACCATCCAATATTCTCCCAATCTCACGCCATCGGATTTTCTTTCAGGACAGCACTTCTGGCAGATACCGCTTGGGGAAAATGGTTTTGTCCTAAGTCAGCCAAGCTCCAGCTTTTTTGTATTTTTACTTAGCTTCTTTTATATTTATGTAGGCTACCAATTCATTAGAGATCTTCGCGCTCAGAAATCTCGCTTATGGTGGGCGATCGGATTTTTCTTGACAGGCATTGCAGCGATCCTTGCCGGAATTTCCTACCAAGCTTTTGGTTATGAGTTAAAATGTTCTGGTCGAGAATACTGTCGTTGGACTACGTGGTGGGAAATAAATTATGAAATCCTACAAAATGCTGGGATGAATGGGTTCTTGGTTGCTGCAGCTTATACAAATGCGAAAGGTTTATTCCGTAAAATCTTAATTGGATACTCACTTCTCAATACGATCGTTTATTCTTGTTTAGTAATATACGGAGCGATTATTCCGATTCAATTTTTTATTTCCTTCGAGTTCTTGGAATTGTCTTGTCTGCCAGCAGTAGTTTTCTTCCTAGCAAGCTCTGCTTATGGGTATTTTACGAAGAAGGACAATATGAACTTAAACCTCTTAATTACTTGGTTACTCCTAATTCTTGTTATGATTGCTTATGTTGTGTCTTTAGAAATGGATCTTACTTCCTTGCTCTGGAATAAAGGCATCTGGTTTACAGAAAATGATGTGCTCCATGTCGGATTGATTTTTTGGGTTTGGTTTATTTGCAAAAAATTACCCGATAAAATCCAAGATCTGAACTAA
- a CDS encoding OmpP1/FadL family transporter, producing the protein MNIQFYKKSNPFFSMKFISIICFLILPELYAVGIFQPAHNARYGGMAGVNIGIGGSPLDIATNPANLSMTEKSTLEFGIALPYIRSSYKDRFIDPDPSLVYENNKNYNILAPLPYIGWAIPINDKWTYGGGLFIPGGGNAQIDGIYRTTPNGQTLNQWSGVEFPQPIGDSKRVIEEYSTTFFVVKFTNAISYKLGDLSIGVGVEGLYSKQNAFQKYYDPTRTVEIPGQGFDYQSRNAFSMGGIFGLSYKINPEWKIGYSYQTRAILPWDGRMQVGNNNPNFYRRTGVSATFELPERHGLGISWGNESFRIGTDFLYYNYGSYTKKFDQILEDPWFPTPAGRAGSVTQNVNYYDSWSAALGTEIFSGDLTYRLGFRYNTGVVREDGISALQAGIMVQELVAAGLGWKFGSWRLDVAFNYLLSRRVTGNRTGDWAIAHTLFNLQDFRPASFSHSLKSDVPAILIGLNKEF; encoded by the coding sequence ATGAATATCCAATTCTATAAAAAATCGAATCCATTTTTCTCAATGAAATTTATTTCAATCATTTGTTTCTTAATTCTGCCTGAATTGTACGCAGTTGGTATCTTTCAGCCCGCACACAATGCACGCTATGGTGGAATGGCAGGAGTGAACATCGGAATAGGTGGATCACCTCTAGATATTGCAACCAATCCAGCAAATCTTTCTATGACAGAGAAATCAACTCTCGAATTTGGAATCGCATTACCTTATATACGAAGCAGTTATAAAGATAGATTCATCGATCCAGACCCAAGTCTAGTGTATGAGAATAATAAAAACTACAATATTCTTGCACCATTACCATATATTGGATGGGCAATTCCGATTAATGATAAATGGACATACGGAGGTGGTTTGTTTATTCCGGGTGGTGGAAATGCTCAAATCGATGGAATTTATAGAACCACACCCAATGGCCAGACTTTGAATCAATGGTCGGGAGTAGAATTTCCCCAACCGATTGGAGACTCGAAGCGCGTCATTGAAGAGTATTCAACAACTTTTTTCGTAGTGAAATTTACTAACGCAATTTCTTATAAGCTCGGGGATCTTTCCATTGGTGTCGGTGTTGAAGGATTGTATTCCAAGCAAAATGCTTTTCAAAAATACTATGATCCTACACGAACTGTTGAGATTCCAGGTCAAGGTTTTGATTACCAAAGTAGAAATGCTTTCTCTATGGGTGGTATATTTGGACTCAGTTATAAAATAAATCCTGAATGGAAAATTGGATATTCTTATCAAACAAGGGCAATACTTCCTTGGGATGGTAGAATGCAAGTTGGTAATAACAATCCGAATTTCTATCGAAGAACAGGTGTGTCTGCAACATTCGAATTGCCAGAAAGACATGGATTGGGAATATCTTGGGGAAACGAATCCTTTCGAATAGGAACTGATTTCCTTTATTATAATTACGGAAGTTATACGAAAAAATTTGATCAAATTCTAGAGGATCCTTGGTTTCCAACTCCGGCTGGTCGCGCAGGCTCTGTTACACAAAATGTGAACTACTATGATAGTTGGTCGGCCGCTCTCGGAACAGAAATTTTTTCTGGAGATTTAACTTATCGTCTTGGATTTAGATACAACACTGGGGTCGTTAGAGAAGATGGGATCTCTGCTTTGCAGGCTGGCATCATGGTGCAGGAATTAGTTGCTGCAGGACTTGGCTGGAAGTTTGGATCTTGGAGACTGGATGTCGCATTCAACTATTTATTGTCTAGACGAGTCACTGGCAACAGGACAGGAGATTGGGCTATTGCTCATACGCTCTTTAATCTTCAAGATTTTCGACCAGCATCATTTAGTCATTCATTGAAGTCAGATGTTCCTGCAATTTTGATTGGTTTGAATAAGGAGTTTTAG